From one Streptomyces sp. Q6 genomic stretch:
- a CDS encoding SpoIIE family protein phosphatase — MITARAAATFEPVGRSVATARSFVRDTLQGWGHADIIDDAVVLTSELVTNAVVHAGTSAEVLCLRGDDHVRIEVSDRYPEREIPIQSSPINMGSPDREGGRGLQLCAALAGRWGVDYSATHKLVWFQLDLPERSVGTRTAGPALPTDLLPLADDHVRVAVVQIDKTGAITSWNEDAEHLFGYAAELVTGKPLTDFAAWPHTPGTSTGIADALLLSRWEGSYGIRDANGRVAPVYASHLRVRDTDGEPSTVCLLVREHERAVLQTPLRGPAPDSAGHSDSQGADPFEVFIGSPAPDDLDGLLQRTVERARDMLDGDSAFLLLATDDETELEVRASTGLPSARQRFARVPVEVGPGRYSSARMPAVHEDLTQVPGAVPLLNGTGMRSVVTVPLKVEGRLTGSLGVAAEAPDRYSNEEALRLQFAADRIALAVESARLGELEKLRRGSLSFLVEASDLLAGTLDRDQTLALMAQMTVPTLATWCAVYTIADQASDPYLSYVLHEDEERIDGLKALLSKIAPPDPVPTPGARVWAAPAEAAHEAALRSSMRSLGLGGPASVSSGIGPTLQTAAAVGGETVVLPLVARNRVIGMLTLGKPTDEHFRQEILELAEDLSRRAALALDNARLYSERMAISQSLQRSLLPPELPDVPGVEVEVIYRAAGEGNEVGGDFYDLFPIRDGAYGFAIGDVCGTGPEAAAVTGLARHALRLLAREGFGGPAVLERLNAAILDEGARSRFLTLLYGELWPQEDGSAILKMVCAGHPLPLRLRQDGTVVPFAEPQPLLGVMDDLELYEQTMTLDPGDVLLCVTDGITERREGSRMLGDDGLAEVLSTCTGLTAGAVAARIMRAVERFAADAPSDDMAILTMRVPGLPHD; from the coding sequence GTGATCACCGCGCGCGCGGCTGCCACCTTCGAACCCGTCGGACGATCCGTCGCGACCGCCCGCTCCTTCGTTCGCGACACCCTCCAGGGGTGGGGCCACGCCGACATCATCGACGATGCGGTGGTCCTGACCAGCGAACTCGTGACAAATGCCGTGGTTCACGCGGGCACATCCGCGGAGGTCCTGTGTCTGCGCGGTGACGACCACGTCCGTATCGAGGTCTCCGACCGCTACCCAGAGCGCGAGATTCCGATCCAGTCCTCGCCGATCAACATGGGCAGCCCCGACCGCGAGGGCGGCCGCGGCCTCCAGCTGTGCGCGGCGCTCGCGGGCCGCTGGGGCGTCGACTATTCGGCCACCCACAAGCTCGTCTGGTTCCAACTCGACCTGCCCGAGCGCTCGGTGGGCACCCGCACCGCGGGCCCCGCGCTCCCCACGGACCTCCTGCCGCTCGCCGACGACCACGTGCGCGTCGCGGTCGTCCAGATCGACAAGACGGGCGCGATCACGTCCTGGAACGAGGACGCGGAGCACCTTTTCGGTTACGCCGCCGAGCTCGTCACCGGCAAGCCCCTCACCGACTTCGCGGCCTGGCCGCACACCCCCGGCACCAGCACGGGCATCGCCGACGCGCTCCTGCTCTCGCGCTGGGAGGGCAGCTACGGCATCCGCGACGCCAACGGCCGGGTCGCCCCGGTCTACGCCTCCCACCTGCGCGTCCGCGACACCGACGGCGAGCCGTCCACGGTCTGCCTTCTCGTACGGGAGCACGAGCGCGCCGTCCTCCAGACGCCGCTGCGCGGTCCCGCCCCCGATTCCGCCGGGCACTCGGACAGTCAGGGCGCGGACCCCTTCGAGGTCTTCATCGGCTCGCCGGCCCCCGACGACCTGGACGGACTCCTTCAGCGCACGGTCGAGCGCGCCCGCGACATGCTCGACGGCGACTCCGCGTTCCTCCTCCTGGCGACGGACGACGAGACGGAACTGGAGGTCCGTGCCTCCACCGGTCTCCCCTCGGCCCGCCAGCGTTTCGCACGGGTTCCGGTCGAGGTGGGCCCCGGCCGCTACAGCTCGGCGCGGATGCCCGCCGTTCACGAGGACCTGACCCAAGTCCCGGGCGCGGTCCCCCTGTTGAACGGCACGGGAATGCGCTCGGTGGTGACCGTCCCCCTGAAGGTCGAGGGCCGTCTGACCGGTTCCCTCGGCGTCGCGGCGGAGGCCCCCGACCGCTACTCGAACGAAGAGGCCCTGCGCCTGCAATTCGCGGCCGACCGCATCGCGCTGGCCGTCGAGTCGGCCCGCCTCGGCGAGCTCGAGAAGCTCCGCCGCGGCTCCCTCAGTTTCCTCGTCGAGGCCTCGGACCTCCTGGCCGGCACCCTCGACAGAGACCAGACCCTGGCCCTCATGGCCCAGATGACGGTCCCGACCCTGGCCACGTGGTGCGCGGTCTACACGATCGCCGACCAGGCTTCGGACCCGTATCTCTCGTACGTCCTGCACGAGGACGAGGAGCGCATCGACGGCCTCAAGGCCCTGCTCTCCAAGATCGCTCCCCCGGACCCGGTCCCGACCCCGGGCGCCCGCGTCTGGGCGGCCCCCGCGGAGGCCGCCCACGAGGCCGCACTCCGTTCGTCGATGCGCAGCCTGGGCCTCGGCGGACCGGCGAGCGTCAGCTCCGGAATCGGCCCGACGCTCCAGACGGCGGCGGCGGTCGGCGGCGAGACAGTGGTCCTCCCCCTGGTGGCCCGCAACCGCGTCATCGGCATGCTCACCCTCGGCAAGCCGACGGACGAGCACTTCCGCCAGGAAATCCTGGAACTGGCCGAGGACTTGAGCCGCCGAGCGGCCCTCGCCCTCGACAACGCCCGCCTGTACTCGGAGCGCATGGCCATCAGCCAGTCCCTCCAGCGCAGCCTCCTCCCCCCGGAGCTCCCTGACGTCCCCGGCGTCGAGGTGGAGGTCATCTACCGAGCGGCCGGCGAGGGCAACGAGGTGGGCGGTGACTTCTACGACCTCTTCCCGATCCGCGACGGCGCGTACGGCTTCGCCATCGGCGACGTCTGCGGCACGGGCCCCGAGGCGGCGGCCGTCACGGGTCTCGCCCGCCACGCACTGCGCCTGCTGGCCCGCGAGGGATTCGGCGGCCCCGCGGTCCTGGAACGCCTGAACGCGGCGATCCTCGACGAGGGCGCCCGCAGCCGCTTCCTCACCCTGCTCTACGGGGAGTTGTGGCCGCAGGAGGACGGCTCGGCCATCCTCAAGATGGTCTGCGCCGGCCATCCTCTCCCGCTCCGCCTGCGCCAGGACGGCACGGTCGTCCCCTTCGCCGAACCGCAGCCCCTCCTCGGCGTCATGGACGACCTGGAGCTCTACGAGCAGACGATGACGCTCGACCCGGGCGATGTCCTGCTCTGTGTCACGGACGGCATCACGGAGCGCCGCGAGGGCAGCCGCATGCTCGGCGATGACGGCCTCGCCGAAGTCCTCTCGACGTGTACGGGCCTGACGGCCGGAGCGGTGGCGGCCCGCATCATGCGCGCGGTGGAGCGCTTCGCCGCTGACGCCCCGTCCGACGACATGGCGATCCTGACGATGCGCGTGCCCGGCCTTCCGCACGACTGA
- the dapA gene encoding 4-hydroxy-tetrahydrodipicolinate synthase, with protein MAPTSTPQTPFGRVLTAMVTPFTADGALDLDGAQRLAAHLVDAGNDGLIVNGTTGESPTTSDAEKAELVRAVVEAVGDRAHVVAGVGTNDTHHSIELARTAQAAGAHGLLTVTPYYNKPPQEGLLRHFTAIADATDLPVMLYDIPGRSGVPINTETIVRLAEHPRIVANKDAKGDLGRASWAIARSGLAWYSGDDMLNLPLLSVGACGFVSVVGHVVAPELRAMLDAYASGDVHKATEIHQKLLPVFTGMFRTQGVITTKAALALQGLPAGPLRLPLVELTADETAQLKIDLAAGGVQL; from the coding sequence ATGGCTCCGACCTCGACTCCGCAGACCCCCTTCGGGAGGGTCCTCACCGCCATGGTCACGCCCTTCACGGCGGACGGCGCACTCGACCTCGACGGCGCGCAGCGACTCGCCGCCCACCTGGTGGACGCAGGCAACGACGGCCTGATCGTCAACGGCACCACCGGCGAGTCCCCGACCACCAGCGACGCGGAGAAAGCGGAGCTCGTACGCGCCGTCGTGGAAGCGGTCGGCGACCGCGCCCACGTCGTCGCCGGAGTCGGCACCAACGACACGCACCACAGCATCGAACTGGCCCGCACCGCCCAGGCAGCGGGTGCCCACGGCCTGCTCACGGTGACGCCGTACTACAACAAGCCCCCGCAGGAGGGCCTGCTCCGCCACTTCACGGCGATCGCGGACGCGACCGACCTGCCCGTGATGCTCTACGACATCCCGGGCCGCAGCGGCGTACCGATCAACACGGAGACGATCGTCCGGCTCGCCGAGCACCCCCGGATCGTCGCGAACAAGGACGCCAAGGGCGACCTCGGCCGCGCCAGCTGGGCCATCGCCCGCTCGGGCCTCGCCTGGTACTCCGGCGACGACATGCTCAACCTCCCCCTGCTCTCCGTCGGCGCTTGCGGCTTCGTCTCGGTCGTCGGCCATGTGGTCGCACCCGAACTGCGCGCCATGCTCGACGCGTACGCCTCCGGCGACGTACACAAGGCGACAGAGATCCACCAGAAGCTGCTTCCGGTGTTCACGGGCATGTTCCGCACCCAGGGCGTGATCACGACGAAGGCCGCGCTCGCCCTCCAGGGCCTCCCGGCCGGACCGCTGCGCCTGCCCCTCGTCGAACTCACCGCTGACGAAACCGCCCAGCTCAAGATCGATCTTGCAGCCGGCGGGGTACAGCTCTGA
- a CDS encoding DegT/DnrJ/EryC1/StrS family aminotransferase, translated as MLQAAGVGAGDEVIVPAYGHAELAEAVLLAGAAPVYADIDPDTYCIDPAHVAACVTGRTAAVVAVHRFGHRADVVRLRELGQRHGVLVLEQGESEKPYDEVAQRRAHAAYLSGRLNGVRTPTGHDGHTYQQYVVRVPGNGRPDRDAFARVLRGKGVDCSVPVKTPVHRMPAFRRDVVLPETERAADETLALPVDAHMSRRQLQRLVTSCNALGGLLQPAF; from the coding sequence ATGCTGCAAGCCGCGGGTGTCGGCGCCGGAGATGAAGTGATCGTGCCGGCCTACGGGCACGCCGAGCTGGCCGAGGCGGTACTGCTGGCCGGGGCGGCACCCGTCTACGCGGACATCGACCCGGACACGTACTGCATCGATCCCGCACACGTCGCAGCCTGTGTGACAGGGCGGACCGCGGCTGTCGTCGCCGTGCACCGCTTCGGGCACAGGGCCGACGTCGTACGGCTGAGGGAGCTCGGGCAGCGGCACGGTGTACTCGTCCTCGAGCAGGGCGAATCCGAGAAGCCGTACGACGAGGTCGCTCAACGGCGGGCTCACGCCGCGTACTTGAGCGGCAGGCTCAACGGCGTACGCACACCCACGGGGCACGACGGGCACACCTATCAGCAGTACGTGGTGCGGGTGCCCGGCAACGGGCGGCCGGACCGGGACGCCTTTGCCCGGGTGCTGCGGGGCAAGGGAGTTGACTGCAGCGTGCCCGTGAAGACGCCGGTGCACCGGATGCCGGCGTTCCGGCGCGACGTGGTGCTGCCCGAGACCGAGCGGGCCGCCGACGAGACGCTGGCCCTGCCGGTGGACGCGCACATGTCGCGGCGGCAATTGCAGCGACTCGTGACGAGCTGCAATGCGCTGGGCGGTTTGCTCCAACCCGCCTTCTAG
- the thyX gene encoding FAD-dependent thymidylate synthase — MTETPAEDLKPTFRGDVSVELVKHSASDTDVLFAARVSTVGEQSLDELSKDPARSKGLINYLMRDRHGSPFEHNSMTFLISAPIFVFREFMRHRVGWSYNEESGRYRELEPVFYVPDADRKLVQEGRPGKYVFVEGTQAQQELTARCMEDSYRQAYEAYQEMLAAGVAREVARAVLPVGLFSSMYATCNARSLMHFLGLRTQHEMAKVPSFPQREIEMVGERMEAEWAQLMPLTYAAFNANGRVAP; from the coding sequence GTGACCGAAACCCCTGCTGAAGACCTCAAGCCGACGTTCCGAGGCGACGTCTCCGTCGAGCTCGTCAAGCACTCCGCGAGCGACACCGACGTGCTGTTCGCGGCCCGTGTCTCCACCGTAGGCGAGCAGTCCTTGGATGAGCTGTCCAAGGACCCTGCCCGCTCCAAGGGGCTCATCAACTACCTGATGCGCGACCGCCACGGCAGCCCCTTCGAGCACAACTCGATGACCTTCCTCATCAGCGCCCCGATCTTCGTCTTCCGCGAGTTCATGCGGCACCGCGTGGGCTGGTCGTACAACGAGGAATCGGGTCGCTACAGGGAGCTCGAGCCGGTCTTCTACGTCCCCGACGCGGACCGCAAGCTGGTCCAGGAGGGCCGTCCGGGCAAGTACGTGTTCGTCGAGGGCACCCAGGCCCAGCAGGAGCTGACGGCTCGTTGCATGGAGGACTCGTACCGCCAGGCGTACGAGGCGTACCAGGAGATGCTGGCCGCCGGCGTGGCCCGCGAAGTGGCCCGCGCGGTGCTCCCGGTCGGCCTGTTCTCGTCCATGTACGCGACGTGCAACGCGCGCTCGCTGATGCACTTCCTTGGCCTGCGCACCCAGCACGAGATGGCCAAGGTGCCGTCCTTCCCGCAGCGCGAGATCGAGATGGTCGGCGAGCGCATGGAGGCGGAGTGGGCCCAGCTCATGCCGCTCACGTACGCCGCGTTCAACGCGAACGGTCGCGTGGCGCCGTAG
- a CDS encoding ribonuclease J — protein sequence MSHPHPELGAPPKLPKGGLRVTPLGGLGEIGRNMTVFEFDGRLLIVDCGVLFPEEEQPGIDLILPDFTSIRDRLDDIEGIVLTHGHEDHIGGVPYLLREKPDIPLIGSKLTLALIEAKLQEHRIRPYTLEVSEGDRERLGPFDCEFVAVNHSIPDALAVAIRTPAGMVVHTGDFKMDQLPLDRRLTDLPTFARLGEEGMDLLLSDSTNAEVPGFVPPERDISNVIRGVFAGAQKRIIVASFASHVHRIQQILDAAHEYGRRVAFVGRSMVRNMGIARDLGYLRVPAGLVVDVKTLDDLPDSEVVLVCTGSQGEPMAALSRMANRDHQIRIVSGDTVILASSLIPGNENAVYRVINGLTRWGANVVHKGNAKVHVSGHASAGELLYFYNICKPKNLMPVHGEWRHLRANAELGALTGVPHDRIVIAEDGVVVDLVEGKAKIVGKVQAGYVYVDGLSVGDVGEPALKDRKILGDEGIISVFVVVDSSTGKITSGPMIQARGSGIEDSAFSAVMPRIQDVLEKSAQDGVVEPHQLQQLIRRTLGKWVSDTYRRRPMILPVVVEV from the coding sequence TTGAGTCATCCGCATCCTGAACTCGGCGCCCCTCCGAAGCTTCCGAAGGGCGGCCTGCGGGTCACCCCGCTCGGCGGCCTCGGTGAGATCGGCCGCAACATGACCGTCTTCGAGTTCGACGGCCGTCTGCTGATCGTCGACTGCGGAGTGCTCTTCCCGGAGGAGGAGCAGCCCGGAATCGACCTGATCCTGCCGGACTTCACGTCCATCAGGGACCGCCTCGACGACATCGAGGGCATCGTCCTGACGCACGGTCACGAGGACCACATCGGAGGTGTCCCGTACCTCCTGCGTGAGAAGCCGGACATCCCCCTGATCGGCTCGAAGCTGACCCTCGCCCTGATCGAGGCGAAGCTCCAGGAACACCGCATCCGCCCGTACACGCTCGAGGTCAGCGAGGGCGACCGCGAGCGTCTGGGCCCCTTCGACTGCGAGTTCGTCGCGGTCAACCACTCCATCCCGGACGCGCTGGCCGTCGCCATCCGCACCCCGGCCGGCATGGTGGTCCACACCGGCGACTTCAAGATGGACCAGCTTCCGCTGGACCGTCGCCTCACGGACCTGCCGACCTTCGCGCGGCTCGGCGAGGAGGGCATGGACCTTCTCCTCTCCGACTCGACGAACGCGGAGGTCCCGGGCTTCGTCCCGCCCGAGCGCGACATCTCGAACGTGATCCGTGGCGTCTTCGCCGGCGCCCAGAAGCGGATCATCGTCGCGTCCTTCGCCAGCCACGTGCACCGCATCCAGCAGATCCTGGACGCGGCGCACGAGTACGGCCGCCGGGTCGCCTTCGTCGGCCGCTCGATGGTCCGCAACATGGGCATCGCCCGCGACCTCGGATACCTCAGGGTCCCGGCCGGTCTCGTGGTGGACGTCAAGACGCTCGACGACCTGCCCGACAGCGAGGTCGTCCTGGTCTGCACGGGCTCGCAGGGCGAACCGATGGCGGCCCTGTCGCGCATGGCCAACCGCGACCACCAGATCCGCATCGTCTCCGGCGACACGGTGATCCTGGCGTCGTCCCTGATCCCCGGCAACGAGAACGCGGTGTACCGCGTGATCAACGGCCTGACCCGCTGGGGCGCGAACGTCGTCCACAAGGGCAACGCCAAGGTGCACGTCTCGGGCCACGCGTCCGCGGGCGAGCTCCTGTACTTCTACAACATCTGCAAGCCCAAGAACCTGATGCCGGTCCACGGCGAATGGCGCCACCTGCGCGCCAACGCCGAGCTCGGCGCCCTCACCGGCGTCCCGCACGACCGCATCGTGATCGCCGAGGACGGCGTCGTCGTCGACCTCGTCGAGGGCAAGGCCAAGATCGTCGGCAAGGTCCAGGCCGGATACGTCTACGTGGACGGCCTCTCGGTCGGCGACGTCGGCGAGCCGGCGCTGAAGGACCGCAAGATCCTCGGGGACGAGGGCATCATCTCGGTCTTCGTCGTCGTGGACTCCAGCACCGGCAAGATCACCAGCGGCCCGATGATCCAGGCGCGCGGATCCGGCATCGAGGACTCGGCGTTCAGCGCCGTCATGCCGAGGATCCAGGACGTCCTGGAGAAGTCGGCCCAGGACGGCGTGGTCGAGCCCCACCAGCTGCAGCAGCTCATCCGCCGCACGCTGGGCAAGTGGGTCTCGGACACCTACCGCCGACGCCCGATGATCCTCCCGGTCGTCGTCGAGGTCTGA